One segment of Scomber scombrus chromosome 3, fScoSco1.1, whole genome shotgun sequence DNA contains the following:
- the LOC134006349 gene encoding elastase-1-like codes for MLRFLVLTTLAAVALAHLEPQPRFMEDMPRVVGGEVAKPNSWPWQISLQYKSGSRYYHTCGGTLIERGWVMTAAHCVDSNRTWRVVAGEHDLNKDSVDGDEQILAVRTVFIHPGWDSGRVSAGYDIALLRLSTEAKLNSKVMLGSLPPADQILPNNNFCYITGWGRVATGGSLSPQLKQAYLPVVDHQTCTSPGWWGSTVKTTMVCAGGAAEAGCNGDSGGPLNCLVDGQYHVHGIASFVSGYGCDTRQKPTVFTRVSAYIDWMDMVMPAELEVQSSYKKGSTAGCGSSLLRSPRHSYVKLAILPLFTGGGMPSRMRQAYLPIVDHTTYISSGWWESSQGHKICPGEDTQSGCNMGLLI; via the exons ATGCTCAGGTTTCTGGTGTTGACAACTCTCGCAGCCGTGG CGCTGGCCCACCTGGAGCCCCAGCCCAGGTTTATGGAGGACATGCCAAGGGTCGTGGGAGGTGAGGTGGCCAAACCCAACTCCTGGCCCTGGCAG ATCTCTCTTCAGTACAAATCTGGTAGCAGATACTACCACACATGTGGAGGAACCCTGATTGAGAGAGGCTGGGTTATGACTGCTGCTCACTGCGTGGACAG CAACAGGACGTGGCGTGTCGTTGCCGGTGAGCATGACCTCAACAAGGACAGCGTCGACGGCGATGAGCAGATCCTGGCTGTCAGAACTGTTTTCATCCACCCCGGTTGGGATTCTGGCAGAGTGTCTGCTGG GTACGACATTGCCCTGCTGCGCTTGTCCACTGAGGCCAAGCTGAACTCTAAGGTCATGCTGGGCTCTCTGCCTCCCGCCGACCAGATTCTGCCCAACAACAATTTCTGCTACATCACCGGATGGGGACGTGTTGCCA CTGGTGGCAGTCTGTCCCCCCAGCTGAAGCAGGCCTACCTTCCTGTGGTTGACCACCAGACCTGCACAAGCCCTGGCTGGTGGGGAAGCACTGTCAAGACCACCATGGTGTgtgctggtggtgctgctgaGGCTGGATGCAAT GGTGACTCTGGTGGCCCTCTGAACTGTCTGGTTGATGGACAATACCACGTCCACGGTATTGCCAGCTTTGTGTCTGGTTATGGCTGTGACACTCGCCAGAAGCCCACTGTCTTCACCCGCGTCTCTGCCTACATCGACTGGATGGACATGGTGA TGCCGGCTGAGTTGGAGGTTCAGTCCAGCTACAAGAAGGGAAGCACTGCAGGCTGTGGGAG CTCTCTTCTGAGGTCTCCCAGACACTCTTATGTGAAACTGGCCATTCTGCCTCTTTTCA CTGGTGGAGGAATGCCCAGCAGAATGAGGCAGGCTTACCTTCCTATTGTCGACCACACGACCTACATCAGCTCCGGCTGGTGGGAAAGCAGTCAAGGCCACAAGATCTGTCCTGGAGAAGACACCCAGTCAGGATGCAACATGGGTCTGCTgatatga
- the LOC134005887 gene encoding elastase-1-like — MLRFLVLTSLAALVLAELEPQPRYLEDSIEERVVGGEVASPNSWPWQISLQYKSGSNFYHTCGGTLIRRGWVMTAAHCVDRSRTWRVVLGDHDINRHEGTEQYMSVSQVYIHHGWNSNNVAGGWDIALLRLSSDASLNNNVQLGALPPSGQVLPNNNPCYISGWGRTQTGGQLSAQLKQAYLPVVDHKTCSSYGWWGSTVKDSMVCAGGGSESGCQGDSGGPLNCSVNGQWVVHGVTSFVSSSGCNAYRRPTVFTRASAYISWMNSVST, encoded by the exons ATGCTCAGATTTCTTGTCTTGACCTCTCTCGCCGCCCTGG TGCTGGCTGAGCTGGAGCCCCAGCCCAGGTACTTGGAGGACAGCATTGAGGAGAGAGTTGTTGGAGGCGAGGTGGCCAGCCCTAACTCCTGGCCCTGGCAG ATCTCTCTTCAGTACAAATCTGGCAGCAACTTCTACCACACCTGTGGAGGAACCCTGATCAGGAGAGGATGGGTCATGACTGCTGCTCACTGTGTGGACAG GTCCAGGACTTGGCGTGTTGTTCTTGGAGATCACGACATCAACAGGCATGAGGGAACAGAGCAGTACATGAGCGTAAGCCAAGTGTACATCCACCACGGCTGGAACTCCAACAATGTTGCCGGAGG GTGGGACATTGCTCTCCTGCGTCTGTCTTCTGATGCTTCTCTCAACAACAACGTCCAGCTGGGTGCCCTGCCTCCCTCTGGCCAGGTCCTGCCCAACAACAACCCCTGCTACATCAGTGGATGGGGACGTACCCAGA CCGGAGGTCAGCTGTCTGCCCAGCTGAAGCAGGCCTACCTCCCTGTTGTTGACCACAAGACCTGCTCCAGCTATGGATGGTGGGGCAGCACTGTGAAGGACTCCATGGTCTGTGCTGGTGGTGGCAGTGAGTCTGGTTGCCAG GGTGACTCCGGCGGCCCCCTGAACTGCAGTGTCAATGGCCAGTGGGTTGTCCACGGTGTGACCAGCTTTGTGTCCTCTTCTGGCTGCAATGCCTACAGGAGGCCCACCGTCTTCACCCGCGCATCTGCTTACATCAGCTGGATGAACAGCGTCAGTACTTAA